One genomic window of Pungitius pungitius chromosome 11, fPunPun2.1, whole genome shotgun sequence includes the following:
- the derl1 gene encoding derlin-1, producing the protein MSDIGDWFRSIPFITRSWFAASLAVPLIGKLGLIDFRNLMLFPELVLSRFQLWRPVTATLYFPITPNTGFLFLVNLYFLYHYSTRLETGAFDGRPADYIFMLFFNWICIVITGMLMNMRLLMIPLIMSVLYVWAQFNKETVVSFWFGTRFKAHYLPWVILIFNFIIGGSFVNELTGNLVGHLYFFLMFKYPMDLGGRAFLSTPEFLYRFFPSRRGGVSGFGVAPSRPAAQEQGGGGGAVRGRHNWGQGFRLGGMGME; encoded by the exons ATGTCAGATATTGGGGACTGGTTCAGAAGCATCCCTTTCATCACCCGGTCCTGGTTTGCTGCTTCGCTTGCAGTTCCTTTAATTGGAAAACTGGGATTGATTGATTTCAGGAACCTCATGCTATTTCCAGAGCTGGTCTTAAGCAGATTTCAA ttaTGGAGACCAGTGACCGCCACCTTGTACTTCCCAATAACCCCCAATACTGGGTTTCTGTTTCTGGTCAACCTGTATTTCCTCTACCACTACTCTACTCGGTTAGAGAcgg GGGCGTTTGATGGCCGACCTGCAGACTACATCTTCATGCTCTTCTTCAACTGGATCTGCATTGTT ATAACTGGGATGCTGATGAACATGCGG CTGCTGATGATCCCACTGATCATGTCGGTGCTCTATGTCTGGGCTCAGTTCAACAAAGAAACCGTGGTGTCCTTCTGGTTTGGGACTCGGTTCAAG GCACATTATCTACCTTGGGTCATTCTGATTTTCAACTTCATAATCGGAGGCTC GTTTGTGAATGAACTAACGGGGAACCTGGTGGGTCACCTCTACTTCTTCCTCATGTTCAAGTACCCCATGGACCTGGGAGGACGCGCCTTCCTCTCCACACCAGAGTTCTT GTATCGGTTCTTCCCCAGCAGGAGGGGAGGAGTGTCGGGCTTTGGAGTCGCCCCCAGCAGACCGGCTGCCCAGGAgcaggggggaggcgggggagccGTAAGAGGACGTCACAACTGGGGCCAAGGCTTCCGCCT